From the genome of Rhizobium binae, one region includes:
- a CDS encoding citrate synthase/methylcitrate synthase: MKNGLEDVIAAETQLSDVDGEAGRLIIRGVSLDRLVADGTYEGVAALLLDGLMERSFDQAELRGWLAKARTKIFVHTEAADATLLALPPVDAMRALIARLPDGEDFDTALGLLAAPAVFLPAVLRLQRGQKPIAPDAALSQAADILRMLTGKLPSKEQVAALDTYLVTISDHGLNASTFASRVIASTQAGLTSSVLAALGALKGPLHGGAPGPVLDMLDAVGTAENAGRWLGEALDRGERLMGFGHRIYRVRDPRADALKGALKPLIASGQVDSARGALAEAVEAAALAILKARKPDRPLDVNVEFYTALLLEALGFPRQAFTGVFAIGRTVGWLAHAREQALNGRLIRPRSVYIGPLPAAA; this comes from the coding sequence ATGAAAAATGGCTTGGAAGACGTCATTGCCGCCGAAACGCAGCTCTCGGATGTCGATGGCGAAGCGGGGCGGCTGATTATCCGCGGCGTATCGCTGGATCGTCTCGTCGCGGATGGAACCTATGAGGGCGTCGCCGCCCTGTTGCTCGATGGTCTGATGGAGCGGAGCTTCGATCAAGCGGAGTTGCGCGGCTGGCTGGCGAAAGCGCGAACGAAAATCTTCGTCCATACCGAGGCAGCCGACGCCACCCTGCTCGCGCTGCCGCCGGTCGATGCGATGCGGGCGCTGATCGCACGGCTGCCCGACGGAGAGGATTTCGACACCGCGCTCGGCCTTCTGGCGGCGCCCGCAGTCTTCCTGCCCGCGGTGCTCCGGCTGCAGCGCGGCCAAAAGCCGATCGCTCCCGACGCCGCGCTGTCGCAGGCGGCCGATATCCTGCGCATGTTGACCGGAAAATTGCCGAGCAAGGAGCAAGTGGCGGCGCTCGATACCTATCTCGTGACGATCTCAGACCATGGTCTCAACGCCTCGACCTTCGCATCGCGCGTCATCGCTTCGACCCAAGCCGGCCTCACCTCTTCCGTGCTGGCGGCGCTGGGCGCGCTAAAGGGACCGCTGCATGGCGGCGCGCCGGGGCCCGTCCTCGACATGCTGGATGCAGTGGGAACGGCGGAGAATGCCGGCCGTTGGCTCGGCGAGGCGCTCGATCGCGGCGAAAGGTTGATGGGCTTCGGCCACCGCATCTACCGCGTCCGCGATCCGCGCGCCGATGCGCTGAAAGGCGCGCTGAAGCCGCTGATAGCGTCAGGACAGGTGGACAGCGCCCGCGGTGCGCTGGCGGAAGCCGTAGAGGCCGCAGCATTGGCGATTCTGAAGGCGCGCAAGCCGGACCGGCCGCTCGACGTCAATGTCGAATTCTACACCGCGCTGTTGCTCGAAGCGCTCGGCTTTCCGCGGCAAGCCTTCACCGGCGTGTTCGCTATCGGCCGCACCGTCGGTTGGCTGGCGCATGCGCGCGAACAAGCGCTCAACGGGCGGCTGATTCGTCCGCGTTCGGTCTATATCGGGCCGTTGCCGGCTGCTGCATGA
- a CDS encoding CTP synthase, whose amino-acid sequence MARYVFITGGVVSSLGKGIAAAALGALLQARGYRVRLRKLDPYLNVDPGTMSPTQHGEVFVTDDGAETDLDLGHYERFTGRSATKTDNITTGRIYKNIIDKERRGDYLGATVQVIPHVTNEIKDFVTEGNKDYDFVICEIGGTVGDIEAMPFMEAIRQLGNDLPRGTAVYVHLTLMPYIPAAGELKTKPTQHSVKELQALGIHPDILLVRADREIPEAERRKLSLFCNVRPSAVIQALDVANIYDVPIAYHKEGLDDEVLAAFGIEPAPKPRLDQWEEVCNRIRTPEGEVTIAIVGKYTGLKDAYKSLIEALHHGGIANRVKVNLEWIESEIFEKEDPAPYLEKVHGILVPGGFGERGSEGKIHAARFARERKVPYFGICFGMQMAVIEAARNLADVQVASSTEFGPTKEPVVGLMTEWVKGNELQKRTAAGDLGGTMRLGAYKAALKKGTKISEIYGSTDISERHRHRYEVNVDYKDRLESCGLVFSGMSPDGVLPETIEYPDHPWFIGVQYHPELKSRPLDPHPLFASFIEAATEQSRLV is encoded by the coding sequence ATGGCGCGATACGTATTCATCACTGGCGGCGTGGTTTCCTCCCTCGGAAAAGGAATCGCGGCCGCGGCTCTCGGAGCCTTGCTGCAAGCTCGTGGTTATCGGGTCCGGCTTCGCAAGCTCGACCCCTATCTGAACGTGGATCCGGGCACGATGAGCCCGACCCAGCACGGTGAGGTCTTCGTCACCGACGACGGCGCGGAAACTGATCTCGATCTTGGTCACTACGAGCGCTTCACCGGGCGTTCGGCGACCAAGACCGACAACATCACCACCGGCCGCATTTATAAGAACATCATCGACAAGGAACGGCGCGGCGACTATCTCGGCGCGACGGTGCAGGTCATCCCGCACGTCACCAACGAGATCAAGGATTTCGTCACCGAGGGCAATAAGGATTACGATTTCGTCATCTGCGAGATCGGCGGCACGGTCGGCGACATCGAGGCCATGCCGTTCATGGAGGCGATCCGCCAGCTCGGCAACGACCTGCCGCGCGGCACCGCGGTCTATGTGCATCTGACGCTGATGCCCTATATTCCGGCGGCCGGCGAACTCAAGACCAAGCCGACCCAGCATTCGGTGAAGGAACTGCAGGCGCTCGGCATTCATCCCGATATCCTGCTGGTGCGCGCCGATCGCGAAATTCCGGAAGCGGAGCGCCGCAAACTCTCGTTGTTCTGCAATGTGCGCCCGTCCGCCGTCATCCAGGCGCTCGATGTCGCCAATATCTATGACGTCCCGATCGCCTACCACAAGGAAGGCCTCGACGACGAAGTGCTCGCCGCTTTTGGGATCGAGCCGGCGCCGAAGCCGCGCCTCGACCAGTGGGAAGAGGTCTGCAACCGCATCCGTACGCCAGAAGGCGAGGTGACGATCGCGATCGTCGGCAAATATACCGGCCTCAAGGATGCGTATAAGTCGCTGATCGAGGCGCTGCATCACGGCGGCATCGCCAATCGCGTCAAGGTCAATCTCGAATGGATCGAGTCCGAGATCTTCGAGAAGGAAGATCCGGCGCCCTATCTGGAAAAGGTGCATGGCATCTTAGTGCCGGGCGGCTTCGGCGAGCGAGGCTCCGAGGGTAAAATCCATGCGGCGCGCTTCGCCCGCGAGCGCAAGGTGCCGTATTTCGGCATCTGTTTCGGCATGCAGATGGCCGTCATCGAGGCGGCGCGTAATCTGGCCGACGTGCAGGTCGCTTCGTCGACCGAATTTGGCCCGACGAAGGAACCGGTGGTCGGCCTGATGACCGAATGGGTCAAGGGCAACGAGCTGCAGAAGCGCACCGCGGCCGGCGATCTCGGCGGCACGATGCGCCTCGGCGCCTATAAGGCGGCGCTGAAGAAGGGCACGAAGATCTCGGAAATCTACGGTTCGACCGATATTTCCGAGCGTCATCGCCACCGCTATGAGGTCAATGTCGACTACAAGGACCGGCTCGAGAGCTGCGGCCTCGTCTTCTCCGGCATGTCGCCGGACGGCGTCCTGCCGGAGACCATCGAATATCCCGATCACCCCTGGTTCATCGGCGTGCAGTATCACCCCGAACTGAAGAGCCGCCCGCTCGACCCGCATCCGCTGTTTGCCAGCTTCATCGAAGCTGCAACGGAACAGAGCCGTCTCGTCTGA
- the secG gene encoding preprotein translocase subunit SecG, with protein sequence MQTVLIVIHLMIVLALVGVVLIQRSEGGGLGIGGGSGFMSARGTANALTRTTAILATLFFLTSLGLGILTRYEGRPSDILNRIPATSGQGNGILDSLGGGAQAPASQPAGNGVPSSGAAAPAPQAPAAQAPAASAPSTDAPAATAPATTAPATPAAPAAPAPAQPSGVPTGQ encoded by the coding sequence ATGCAGACAGTATTGATTGTCATCCATCTTATGATCGTGCTCGCCCTCGTCGGCGTCGTGCTCATCCAGCGCTCGGAAGGCGGCGGCCTCGGTATCGGCGGCGGTTCGGGCTTCATGTCGGCCCGTGGCACGGCCAATGCGCTGACGCGGACGACCGCCATCCTCGCCACGCTGTTCTTCCTGACGTCGCTTGGCCTCGGCATACTGACGCGTTACGAGGGCCGCCCAAGCGACATCCTCAACCGCATCCCGGCCACGAGTGGTCAGGGCAACGGCATTCTCGATTCGCTTGGCGGCGGTGCACAGGCTCCGGCCAGCCAGCCGGCCGGCAACGGAGTTCCGAGCAGCGGCGCCGCCGCGCCCGCTCCGCAGGCTCCGGCAGCCCAGGCCCCGGCGGCCAGCGCGCCTTCAACGGATGCGCCGGCAGCAACCGCACCGGCAACGACTGCCCCCGCAACGCCAGCAGCTCCGGCCGCGCCGGCGCCGGCTCAGCCCTCCGGCGTCCCGACGGGACAGTAA